Genomic DNA from Paramisgurnus dabryanus chromosome 11, PD_genome_1.1, whole genome shotgun sequence:
GGGGAATAAGGCAGCGAGTGGAGGAGGTAAAGGTGACACAGTGACAGCTGGAGCCTCTGCTGGCAAAACTGCTGTTAAGAGCCCAACCACAGCGCCACTCTCCAAGGTACCAGCACCACACTTTCTTTCTTGTGTTCACCTTTCTTTAAACTTCACTGTTtggtttaattgtttgtttttgatcAACAGGTCAAAAGCAATGATGATCTTTTAGCTGCTATGGCTGGGAGCAGTGTATGCCCAAACAACAGTGTTGCCAAGAGCAAGAAATCGACTTCTGCTCACTCAACTTCCTCAAACGCTAACAACCCTGATAGCAAGACCAAGACCACCTCGGGTATCTTAATTGAAACCTATAATAAACATTCCCTCTTGATCCTTCTTGATACTTTATATTAATGCAGATTATTTAGGATATGCATTGTTATgctgtaggggagagcggggcacaacctaacgctttttgatTTTGGcttaatcattcaaaaaatatttgagtttgattaattatatgttttgcacaagcaacacacaaatctctgctacaaatgaacatttgaagtttggttctagtacttaccattatgggacaattacaccaaatgtgacagaagtgcaaacgttacaacttacctcATAGGTGGAGTTCATTGTAACAGGTAGGGGGTTAggtgtaacacttgctaaaaattaagtttgcaggcaaatatttcaatactatttttctatatacttgaagtggatattgtttatatatctgtctataatagacaggtgtCCACACTGTaatcattcatccagcccttttctaacaaaagTTCAATTataatggatacaaatgtccaaatgtgtgagaaaaagcagcactattatgataaaaactttttttatatgtgacccagtctgtaataaccatactacagtttaaatcaaattctgagataatgagcatcaaagtctgattttaggcattcatttcattatgattctTTGACGttaccttattcaatcaatattaaagatatgaacaaaaatcaatttgacacacgatttttgataagacaggcacatttattttgttggcagccagcaatcattcgtgtgtagcctatttaaaacaacggcaagaattacgctaactaAGCGTTTCTTATATGGAAGTGCTGAGGGGTCAGTtctaacacagcgttacaattaaccccgctgggtcaaaatattttcaagcccaccaaaataGTTGCTAAGacctgcagacatatttcaaaacgatgctatgttttagtcatcAAGatactgattaatatgacatagcattggatttggtatcttacacacccaagttagaaaccgaaaaaacatatgatgaaaaaaattacttacattccaccaaaacactcgtttaTCAtcaactctctggaaaaacattatacaataATATAATTTGCAGGAGATTGTCTTTTGGCAGTGTGATAAAAATACTGGAAAAACGAAAACGCTCAACTTCAAAGCCCTGCGCACCCCTACTAAGATTTTGTAGTTATTGGGTAATGCAGCATTTCTAAACATCATGTCTATAGAGTTGTTACAGCAGTAATTTAGTGCAAGGTAATACAATTATGGTTATGGCAATGATTGCAAAAAATACTCAAGCAAATGAACTATTTTAGCACATGAGTTGTAGTGTTGTATTCAGTATCtctgtctttatctttacaagGCCCATCCGGCAAACGAGCATCATCCACGGCCTCTAAAGAGTCCAACTCCTCGCGAGATCGTTTGCGTAACTCCAGAAACTCCAGCAGTAAGAAGCAGTCATCCACTGGTAGTTCTGACAAAGCCCAGCACAGACATTCTCGTGGACAGGCCCAAACATCAGACTCGGAGAGCCGCATGAGCAAATCAAAGTCTGACGGACATCTAAACGATAAGGTGGCCCTGGAGGCCAAAGTAAAAGATCTGTTAGGCCTGGCCAAGAGCAAAGACGTGGAAATCTTGCAGCTACGGGGGGAGCTGAGGGACATGAGGGTTCAGCTGGGACTGCCTGAGGTATGATCAACTTTCACATTATTGCtttgattttaaacattttgtttataacATCTAGTGCATGCATCCAGCGAAGGCAATGCTGTTGAAAGATGTATTGCATATGCATAGTCTTTGCACCATTGTTAGGAAAATTGTTAAAGgggactttttaaagatgtaaaataaatctttggtgtccccagagtatgtatgttaagttttatctcaaaattcCATATAgacaatttattatagcatgttaaaattgcaactttgtaggtgtgagtaaaaatgtgctgtttttgggtgtgtcttttaaaatggcAATTAGGtgatctttgcactaaatggcagtttCGTGATTGGATAGAGCAGATtaagggcggtattatccccttctgacatcacaaggggagccaaatttcaacgtcctattttttcacatgcttgcagagaagggtttgtcaaaaaagttaatgggttgttcttttacacattttctaggttaatactGGTGACCCAATTatggcacttaaacatggaaaaagtcatattttcatgatatgtcccgtTTGAGTATGTCAGATCAGTTGTGATTGTGTAAAATTGTGGTGGAAAAtcaatgtaatgttttaatacttttaggaggaagaagaagaggaaAGACCACCAGAGAGGGAGGTTGCGGCCGTGATCACAGCTGCAGATGTGGAGTCAACATTGCTGCTCCTACAGGATCAGAACCACGCTATCCGTGGAGAGCTCAACCTGCTTAAGAATGAAAATCGTATGTTAAAGGACCGTCTTAATGCGTTGGGCTTTTCCCTGGAGCAGAGATTGGATGGGGCTGAAAAAAACTTTGTCTATCTTACCAGTCCTGACCCTTCCTCCTCTGGGGTTGGTGGAGGTCATGGAGACATTGTGGTCTCGTCTGTAGAGGGATCTGCACCGGGCTCCATGGAGGACCTTCTGGCAGGTGGCCAGCGAAGTGGCTCAACAGACAACCTGGACAGTGAGTCTAGTGAGGTCTACCAAGCAGTCACCTCCAGTGACGATGCTTTGGATGCCCCCTCTGGCTGCGGTTCCCTGTCGTCCTCTGAGTCTGAAGGTGGCGCTCCGGAATGTCGCAACTCCTCCCGTAAAGGGAGCAGCGGCAACACCAGCGAGGTCTCGGTGGCGTGTCTGACAGAGCGCATACACCAGATGGAGGAAAACCAACACAGCACAGCTGAGGAGCTCCAAGCGACCCTGCAGGAGCTGGCAGACCTGCAGCAGATAACGCAGGAGCTAAATGGCGAGAACGAACGGCTCGGAGAAGAAAAGGTGCTGCTTATGGACTCTCTTTGCCAACAGAGCGACAAACTAGAGCACTGTGGCCGTCAAATCGAGTACTTCCGCTCGCTGCTGGACGAGCACGGTGTGTCCTATTCAGTGGATGAGGACATCAAAAGTGGCCGATACTTGGAGTTAGAGCAGCGATACGTAGAGCTCATGGACAACACTCGCTTTGAGCGCGAGCAGCTCCTCGGTGTGCagcaacaccttagcaacacacTGAAGATGGCCGAGCAGGATAACGCCGAAGCGCAGGGTGTTATCGCAGCGCTGAAAGAGCGTAACCATCACATGGATCGGCTGTTAGATGTGGAGAGGCAGGAGCGGGGTAGCATAGCCGCCCTGTTAGAGGAGTGTAAAGCCGCTGTAAATGGTGACCAGGCTGAGCTGAGCCGATGCCGTGCCTTACTGGAGCAAGAGAGGCAAACGGTTGCTGAGCTCTACTCCATCCACAATGCTGGTGATAAGAGCGATATCCACCAGCTCCTAGAAGGGGTCAGGCTAGACAAGGAAGAAGCCGAAGCCAAGGCCGCCAAACTGCAGGACGATCTGGGACACTCGCGCAGTGAGGTGGCATGTCTACAGGACACCCTCAATAAGGTGAGCATTAAAAAAACAGCACATGTACTCACAAAAAAATGTTGGGAGCCTGTTTGattcttttttatttgtgtgGTGGTGTAGCTGGATGCAGAGTACAGGGACTTCCAGAGCGAGGTGCAAAAAGAGTTGGCGGAGCAGAAGAGGGCTCTAGAGAAGCAACGTGAGGACATGCAGGAAAAAGAGCGGGAGATCGGCGACATGAAAGAGACCATCTTTGAGTTGGAGGATGAAGTTGAGCAGCACCGAGCAGTCAAACTTCATGACAACCTTATCATCAGCGACCTAGAAAGTAAGTTAAATTCATCGTACGGCACATTTATCGCATGCAGAATGTATGCATAACATATGCTCGCAAGCTTTTATGAATGAAGGAAGTATCTAAATGGCATGCAAAACCATCACAATTTGTctatttttgcatattttttagggaaatccttaaaaaatgtattggatgATAACAAAATATGTACCAAAAGGTAGCAACAGCCTTTCAAGACCGTTTAGCTTGTAAATATCTAGTTTGCTTGCTACTAAAACACAATTGTGTTTTCCTCATCTCACCACATGGTGGCGCCAGTCATTTATAAACATGTTCACTTTGCAGTTCACAATATCACACTCAACATTGTTTACTATGGCAAAAATGTCACATCATTGAAAATGATGAAGAGAGATACAAATCTAGTTAATGTTAACTAATCACCCCCTTTATCATCCCAGAGATACTATACTAAAGCACGCTGCTCATTTACATAATTATTGTCACTACTGTGCATTTTTTCAGAATATTTTTTCCTGTTCCTGAATTTGAACCCTGTATGACCTTTATCGCTTCATGCTCTCGTTCTGTTTCTGTCAGATTCAATGAAGAAGCTTCAGGATCAGAAGCACGACATGGAGCGAGAAATAAAGATCCTGCACCGCAAACTCAGGGTAAGTGAGGACACAGGCGCAGGGATTTTGTGAGGTCATCTGAGGATCACAGACAGGAATTCCCTAAAAGAGTTTCCTCAGCTCCTGCCTGCTGTATTTGATATATCACTGGAATATCACAGTTGTCTTTCTGAAGGATTTTCCTAAAACCTGATTCGTGAATATTCAGACATCCACTTAGGTTATTTAATGTCGTACATAATCCATATCTTATGATTTAACCCATTCACGCATTTCTCCCAGAGATGTAAGTGATAAGGTCGCTGTGAGAgattgtgtatttataccactggcatgttgaatgctttattctgattggctgaaaaatgttccatgggtgttaaTTATGTTTCTGTAAGctgcacacctgacctgtcaaatgtcttaaaaataggcaccagatcaatttttgtggtaaccgtggtataagcagatTAATTGACTCCGGCCGCATTAtaaccttgggtgtgcattattttcttacatAATCATGATGACTGATTTGCGTTCTTGGTCATAGTCACTAAGCATTTATGATTGAACTCCCCAGAAATGGCAACACTAGCAACTAGCACCAGCAACTTTTCAAATGCTTTTCCTAAAATTCTGACCTAAGTTAAACATGTAGATGCCCAAAAAAAATTTGCATGCAAGACGTGTGGTAAAGCCTTCTGCAAATTGGGTCAATGCAGGTTTGTGGTTATTCCTATTAAACTTTGTGTTCTTGCATGTTATTTATGTTTAGGAAGAGTCGGCAGAGTGGCGTCAGTTCCAGGCGGACCTGCAGACTGCTGTGGTCATTGCTAATGACATCAAATCGGAAGCACAGGAGGAGATCGGTGACCTTCGGCGCCGCCTGCAAGAAGCCCAGGAGAAGAATGAGAAACTGGCCAAAGAACTGGATGAAATTAAAAACCGCAAGTAAGTGCAGTATGATATGATGGACGCTAGGTTTGAGGTTTAAGAAATGTGGTCTTGTTCCAAAACAATCATCTAAAGCATCCTAACTGAAATCTGACCTTATAAGAGAGTCATTTGGGAGTTAACCAAAAATGCATTTAGAGtataacacacaaatatatacaaatataatcaTTGCTTGTTTAGGGataagttttattatttttatcaattgatttctttttaagaATTACTTTTCAGCATTTAATGTGAAATATATTCACTTATTTAAACTAAAGGCATATTTTTACCAAATTTTGTAAGCATAATTATACTTTGGGCCAGCTTATACCTAAAGGGATATAcctaaagattttttttaaagtacttTCTCTGTGAAGTCAGTGTCCATATTAACATATGTGCTCTATTAAAGGCAAGACGAGGAACGTGGTCGTGTGTATAACTACATGAATGCCGTGGAGAGGGATCTGGCCGCGCTCCGGCAGGGGATGGGACTAAGTCGACGCCCCTCCACATCATCTGAACCTTCACCCACCGTTAAAACCCTTATCAAAAGCTTCGACAGTGCCTCTCAGGGTACTGCATGCCAACTTAActtgcatacacacacacacatacagcgCTTTGATAAAGTAACAACACATATCATTTTTTCACTTCCCtttttaaagtaaaagtaaaaatgttgTGGTCATAGGTCCCGGAGCCAATGCTACTGCAATTGCTGCAGCAGCTGCCGCAGCGGCGAGCACAGCCGCGCCCACCACCTTACCCCGCACACCTCTCAGCCCCAGCCCTATGAAGACCCCACCTGCTGCTGCGGTCTCACCCATACAGGTATCATGCAAAGACATGGAGCACTGCAGAGAAaatcattttcactttaaagatCAAGCAGTAGGCCTGCTTGTTTACCCTTACTTCAAGATAGCACAGTTTCCTTTTTCCTGGACCACTGGCAATTTTGACAGTTCTCACATCACTTATTCATGGGAACTACTGTGTTTCCTTTGCGGCTTGTTCTTTCCGTTTACGTTTATTTTACACACGGCTGTATTTTCTGATACGGTCTGGATGTGAGACAGGGTGCTTTGGTTCCTGTTACTACACTGTCAAAGCACCCAAAGCTTATGTCAGAAAGCAAACATATTTGGGCGATTTAATTAACTGTGGGCTGTTTTTTTACTTCTcctaatatattaatttaatgtttccTTTATCATTTACCCTAAAAATATagcataacaaaaaataaaactttatttatatgaTAGTCCAAACAAACACTGAAATGATCATTAGCCactgaaatatttatttattgtttgaaaataatgtaaCACTTTTTATTGACCGTGTATATAAATCAAGGTCTGCTTTTCATAATATTCAGCAGTGAGGTTATATAAGGACACAATTATCAGTCCGATGTTGAATAAAGATAAATTAGGAAGAAAATGCTCCAAAAGATACTCCAGACATTCCTTCCTCCTGAGATCAGGACCAGCCTGGAGCTGCTTTGCTCTTGTCCTCTGATTTTTACATCAATCAAAGTAATGCTGGCAAAGATCCAGGCCTagttacataaaaaatattgagCAGATGATGTGAAAACAAGATCATATGCTGCGGATTTGACAACAGCTTGCTGTATTTTCAAGCAAAAAGCATGTAAAGAACCGAAATAAGACTGAAATATGAATCCATTACTGTAGTAAATTAGAAAATATTGGGTttcatacttaaaaaaaattctgagcTACACAAATGTTTTATCCTTTCAAATGTGAACCATGATCTAATCagctttaaaaacatttttgtgtgcttaaatattgtgtttgtgttaatGACCTGCAGAGACATTCAGTCAGTGGCTCTATGGCTGCCACCAAGCCCCTCTCCTCGCTTGCAGACAAAAGACCAAGCTACACAGACATCAGCATGCCAGGTAACTGACACCATAACTACAAAATTGACATCATCATAGACTACAGACATTGTGGTTTTTGACAATGTAATGAACCACACTCATAAGAAGAATAGAAAAAGCctcacaaaagtaaacctcacAAATGCTCTTTGATGTGGTTCAAAACAATTTAGACTTATGaaactatcaaatatataaaagtaCTGCTAATAAATAGTTTGTAGCACTTTGCCAAATAATTTTGTAACCTTTTACTTGACCTGATGAATAATCATATGCTGTAATTTGGGAGTCACAGGCACTGCCATTCCCCCAGCAGCACTGAACTCATAGTGACCTTAAATGTGATAACTCGTGCGAAAATACACCAAGTATGAACAAATAGTGGGGTTTCAATGCTCCCCCCTCTTTTTCTTTCATTATTGTACTGGAAGGGGAGGTGGTGTATGTTTGTGAACGTGCAAGACAGGACATAGCGCCCCTTTGTCATGCCTGTTTTTGAGAAGATAGACTACTTACTGGAAACTTTTATCAACGTTCatgaaaaaaaaagtgttttgattGGCAAGATTGCTTGCTGTGTGATTGGTTGCTCTTTATGGCCCCTTATAGCTTTTTGGAGTCATTGCTGTCTTTTCCAACTAATGTTTCTTCATTTGTATACTGTAGATTGATTTCTTTGcacttttattttcatttttctggGATTGTGACACTATCTCTTCCTCTAAGCAGCAGAGCATCTGCTCCGAGCAGCCAATGGCAGTCGTCCTGCATCAGCTCTTCAAAGAGTCGCCAACATGGACACATCAAAGGCCATCACAGGTTTAGCTCAACCCCTTCCCAAATCGAATCAATACAGATACCGTACATAACACTTTTAACAAACTGCCAACTATGAATTCTTGTAGTTGGCGCTATTATGATTTGGACTGACAATATTTCAATTAAAGTCTCATCAAAACATTCAAAtcagtttattttattatggTTCTAATAGTTTTCAAAAGATGTCAGACAATAATATCAGACAAATCAGCTGATCTTTACTATTAATAAAAGCACTTCATAGATTCAGACAGTCTTTTCCAGTTTGGTTTGCCATATGAATTCATGTTTGAGATTGAGACTATTAGACTCATTGTTCATACAAATACAATAAGGACAACGTGATCATACTGGTCTTTCTCCACTGCTTAGTCTCTCGTAGAAGCAGCGAGGAGGCAAAAAGGGATATCAGCACTCCTGATGGAGGTCCAGCTTCCTCTCTGATAACCATGGGATCTAGTGCACCTCCTCTCTCCCTTTCTGCTTCCTCCTCCCCCACGGCCTCCGTCAACCCCACAGCACGCAGCCGCCTTCGGTAGGCATTTAACGCAACCTAACATACATGTTTATCTTTcgtgaattttaatttttttgtcaaagAAATCTATCCAAATAAATCTATGCATAAGCCATCAACTTTAGTACCAGTTTAAACTATTTGGTGATATGAATTTGAATTTGTATTATTTGCAATGTTGTTGAGATAGTAACATAGATCATTATTCCTGTAGAGAGGAGCGGAAAGACCCCCTGTCCGCTTTGGCTCGTGAATATGGCGGTTCTAAGAGAAATGCGCTGCTGAGATGGTGTCAGAAGAAAACTGAAGGTTATCAGGTTGGTATCAATACAGATCTATGCATATCTCTTGCTTTTTGATTGTATTTGGTTATTATGTAAGAAATAAGGTATGAGAGGTGGTGTAGTATTGTGAGTAAATCCCGATTGAAGGGTGGGAAGGAGCTAAAGCAAAAAAATGTGTCAATGCAACTTTTATAAAGTAAAATCACTAAAATTCTTCCTTCTGCTGAAAAAaagcctttccactgcacatgACATTCGGTCACAATTGACGGAGTTTGCCCCCTAGTGGTAGTcgtaatgaagtttcagtttaatcgtaacATTCCAGCGCATTCCAGCGCAACAGCCTTCAATCTAATATTTACCATAGTGGGATAAACAAAATGAATGCAaataaatgaaacaataaacagctatgcatgtataacaatatttttttgagaGAACATATGgagacaagattaaaataataacgtatacatattaaattaataatgtaaataaagCGGTGGGGTCAGATTTGATAAAAAGGGATTAATAATTTTCACCTCGCACAGTGTTTTAATTGGAATACACTGACATGCATCACTTCCGGTCAGCGTATCACATTCGTTGTAGTCgcacaagttcacattttttaacTGATCTAACTGTCAAAACAGTTCCGAAAATTACTAATCTGCAGACGTTCGGCA
This window encodes:
- the specc1la gene encoding cytospin-A isoform X1; protein product: MKKAGRPVGNKAASGGGKGDTVTAGASAGKTAVKSPTTAPLSKVKSNDDLLAAMAGSSVCPNNSVAKSKKSTSAHSTSSNANNPDSKTKTTSGPSGKRASSTASKESNSSRDRLRNSRNSSSKKQSSTGSSDKAQHRHSRGQAQTSDSESRMSKSKSDGHLNDKVALEAKVKDLLGLAKSKDVEILQLRGELRDMRVQLGLPEEEEEEERPPEREVAAVITAADVESTLLLLQDQNHAIRGELNLLKNENRMLKDRLNALGFSLEQRLDGAEKNFVYLTSPDPSSSGVGGGHGDIVVSSVEGSAPGSMEDLLAGGQRSGSTDNLDSESSEVYQAVTSSDDALDAPSGCGSLSSSESEGGAPECRNSSRKGSSGNTSEVSVACLTERIHQMEENQHSTAEELQATLQELADLQQITQELNGENERLGEEKVLLMDSLCQQSDKLEHCGRQIEYFRSLLDEHGVSYSVDEDIKSGRYLELEQRYVELMDNTRFEREQLLGVQQHLSNTLKMAEQDNAEAQGVIAALKERNHHMDRLLDVERQERGSIAALLEECKAAVNGDQAELSRCRALLEQERQTVAELYSIHNAGDKSDIHQLLEGVRLDKEEAEAKAAKLQDDLGHSRSEVACLQDTLNKLDAEYRDFQSEVQKELAEQKRALEKQREDMQEKEREIGDMKETIFELEDEVEQHRAVKLHDNLIISDLENSMKKLQDQKHDMEREIKILHRKLREESAEWRQFQADLQTAVVIANDIKSEAQEEIGDLRRRLQEAQEKNEKLAKELDEIKNRKQDEERGRVYNYMNAVERDLAALRQGMGLSRRPSTSSEPSPTVKTLIKSFDSASQGPGANATAIAAAAAAAASTAAPTTLPRTPLSPSPMKTPPAAAVSPIQRHSVSGSMAATKPLSSLADKRPSYTDISMPAAEHLLRAANGSRPASALQRVANMDTSKAITVSRRSSEEAKRDISTPDGGPASSLITMGSSAPPLSLSASSSPTASVNPTARSRLREERKDPLSALAREYGGSKRNALLRWCQKKTEGYQNIDITNFSSSWNDGLAFCAVLHTYLPAHIPYQELNSQDKRRNFTLAFQAAESVGIKSTLDINEMVHTERPDWQSVMTYVTAIYKYFET
- the specc1la gene encoding cytospin-A isoform X2, which codes for MKKAGRPVGNKAASGGGKGDTVTAGASAGKTAVKSPTTAPLSKVKSNDDLLAAMAGSSVCPNNSVAKSKKSTSAHSTSSNANNPDSKTKTTSGPSGKRASSTASKESNSSRDRLRNSRNSSSKKQSSTGSSDKAQHRHSRGQAQTSDSESRMSKSKSDGHLNDKVALEAKVKDLLGLAKSKDVEILQLRGELRDMRVQLGLPEEEEEEERPPEREVAAVITAADVESTLLLLQDQNHAIRGELNLLKNENRMLKDRLNALGFSLEQRLDGAEKNFVYLTSPDPSSSGVGGGHGDIVVSSVEGSAPGSMEDLLAGGQRSGSTDNLDSESSEVYQAVTSSDDALDAPSGCGSLSSSESEGGAPECRNSSRKGSSGNTSEVSVACLTERIHQMEENQHSTAEELQATLQELADLQQITQELNGENERLGEEKVLLMDSLCQQSDKLEHCGRQIEYFRSLLDEHGVSYSVDEDIKSGRYLELEQRYVELMDNTRFEREQLLGVQQHLSNTLKMAEQDNAEAQGVIAALKERNHHMDRLLDVERQERGSIAALLEECKAAVNGDQAELSRCRALLEQERQTVAELYSIHNAGDKSDIHQLLEGVRLDKEEAEAKAAKLQDDLGHSRSEVACLQDTLNKLDAEYRDFQSEVQKELAEQKRALEKQREDMQEKEREIGDMKETIFELEDEVEQHRAVKLHDNLIISDLENSMKKLQDQKHDMEREIKILHRKLREESAEWRQFQADLQTAVVIANDIKSEAQEEIGDLRRRLQEAQEKNEKLAKELDEIKNRKQDEERGRVYNYMNAVERDLAALRQGMGLSRRPSTSSEPSPTVKTLIKSFDSASQGPGANATAIAAAAAAAASTAAPTTLPRTPLSPSPMKTPPAAAVSPIQRHSVSGSMAATKPLSSLADKRPSYTDISMPAEHLLRAANGSRPASALQRVANMDTSKAITVSRRSSEEAKRDISTPDGGPASSLITMGSSAPPLSLSASSSPTASVNPTARSRLREERKDPLSALAREYGGSKRNALLRWCQKKTEGYQNIDITNFSSSWNDGLAFCAVLHTYLPAHIPYQELNSQDKRRNFTLAFQAAESVGIKSTLDINEMVHTERPDWQSVMTYVTAIYKYFET